Proteins from a single region of Murdochiella vaginalis:
- a CDS encoding sigma-70 family RNA polymerase sigma factor, with the protein MELSSSDKERIQHQYDALAKKTLVGEAKSYRRTLAKRAAREVTFSDLSESELAQLFTTDEYESDYYRFQVSGFDVLVKNELLAEALNALPERKRDIVLLSYFLDMSDAEIGELLNVVRTTVFRHRKSALAKIKQYLEGKADDEHR; encoded by the coding sequence ATGGAGCTATCTTCTTCCGACAAGGAAAGAATACAACATCAGTATGACGCATTGGCAAAGAAAACGTTGGTAGGCGAAGCGAAAAGCTACCGCCGCACCCTTGCGAAACGCGCAGCCCGCGAAGTAACTTTTTCGGATTTGAGCGAAAGCGAACTCGCGCAGCTTTTCACGACGGACGAATACGAAAGCGATTATTACCGTTTTCAAGTGTCCGGCTTTGATGTACTCGTCAAAAATGAACTGCTTGCCGAAGCCCTTAACGCTTTGCCCGAAAGGAAACGCGATATTGTTCTCTTGTCCTACTTCTTGGATATGAGCGACGCGGAAATTGGCGAACTGCTGAATGTTGTACGCACGACGGTTTTCCGGCACAGGAAATCCGCGCTTGCGAAGATCAAACAGTATTTGGAGGGAAAAGCAGATGATGAACACCGTTAG
- a CDS encoding helix-turn-helix domain-containing protein, whose translation MMNTVRKSENLLPFPVISAAANGDTNAMCAILKHYEGYIAKLCTRTLKDDAGNTYSYVDEEMRNRLQVRLITRTLAFHVG comes from the coding sequence ATGATGAACACCGTTAGGAAATCTGAAAATCTGTTGCCGTTCCCTGTCATTTCCGCAGCGGCAAACGGCGACACAAACGCCATGTGCGCGATCTTGAAGCATTACGAGGGTTACATAGCGAAACTTTGTACCCGAACGCTGAAAGACGACGCGGGCAATACTTACTCCTATGTGGACGAAGAAATGCGTAACAGGCTGCAAGTGCGCCTTATTACCCGCACTCTTGCGTTTCATGTAGGCTAA
- a CDS encoding transposon-encoded TnpW family protein, which translates to MEQMKQTTKSPVVREYKIGDITYIVKAVVKDGVKEDAATKVRRLIQNDLNRGKSPV; encoded by the coding sequence ATGGAACAAATGAAGCAAACAACAAAATCCCCGGTTGTGCGCGAATACAAAATCGGGGATATTACCTATATTGTCAAAGCCGTTGTTAAAGACGGTGTAAAAGAGGACGCCGCGACAAAGGTACGCCGCTTAATCCAAAATGACTTAAACCGGGGAAAAAGCCCGGTATAA
- a CDS encoding recombinase family protein: protein MTKTFSFQQIAVPKVLSEEVREAISNNVLQFYVRDQQQEAQDEGITALYERLSQEDKLDGESNSIANQKKILERYCREHGITAYRHYDEDDGYSGTNFNRPGFQRMLADIKAGKIKRVIVKDMSRFGRDYLQVGFYTDMLFPDFGVHFIAVNDGVDSTRGENEFTAIRNVFNEMYARDTSKKIRATWQSKGKSGEHLTTIPPYGYMKDPNNKKKWIIDEEAAAVVQQIFALCVSGMGPTQIAKWLEKSEILNPTFYWLSKGMKVGNKPKPGANPYKWTNETVSRMLEKIEYLGHTVNFKTRKQSYKSKKKLWNDPSEWVIFENTQPPIVEESVFLIVQNIRKSRRRPTKMGDMGIFSGLLYCAECGGKMYQCRATNFTEEQKYFICSTYRKGKDLCTTHSIKNVVLYEIVLKNLREAIDYVTEYEAEFVQEAADSRLRERDAEFSCKRETLSKAESRIAELDNLFMHLYEDNVTGKLSDERFIKMSHDYELEQSNLKAMAEVLREEIKQQEKQKTNVKAFISAVKKYTDMQQLDAAMLREFIDRIEVSHTDKKSKTREITIVYNFIGAFDFERAKEKAQNTTEKQQRTA from the coding sequence ATGACAAAGACATTTTCTTTTCAGCAGATTGCTGTTCCTAAAGTGTTAAGCGAAGAAGTCCGCGAAGCCATTTCAAATAATGTCTTGCAATTCTATGTGCGCGATCAGCAGCAGGAAGCGCAGGACGAGGGCATAACGGCTTTATATGAACGCCTTTCACAAGAGGACAAATTAGATGGCGAGAGCAACAGTATTGCCAATCAAAAGAAGATTTTGGAACGGTACTGCCGGGAGCATGGAATTACCGCTTATCGACATTATGACGAGGACGACGGGTATTCCGGTACAAACTTCAACCGTCCCGGATTTCAACGTATGCTTGCCGATATAAAAGCTGGAAAAATCAAGCGCGTTATCGTCAAAGATATGTCCCGTTTCGGGCGTGATTATCTGCAAGTCGGTTTCTACACCGATATGCTGTTCCCCGATTTTGGCGTGCATTTTATCGCGGTCAATGACGGAGTTGACAGTACGCGGGGCGAAAACGAGTTTACCGCAATCCGCAACGTGTTCAATGAAATGTATGCCCGCGACACTTCAAAGAAGATACGCGCTACTTGGCAATCAAAGGGAAAATCCGGCGAACACCTTACTACAATCCCGCCTTATGGCTATATGAAAGACCCCAACAACAAAAAGAAGTGGATTATTGACGAGGAAGCCGCAGCCGTTGTGCAGCAGATTTTCGCATTGTGCGTTTCCGGCATGGGACCGACACAAATTGCAAAATGGTTAGAGAAAAGCGAAATCCTCAATCCTACGTTCTATTGGTTGTCAAAGGGTATGAAAGTCGGCAACAAGCCGAAGCCGGGGGCAAACCCGTACAAGTGGACGAATGAAACGGTTTCCCGTATGCTTGAAAAGATAGAGTATTTAGGGCATACTGTAAACTTCAAAACCCGCAAGCAATCCTACAAGAGCAAAAAGAAGTTGTGGAACGACCCGTCCGAATGGGTGATCTTTGAGAACACGCAGCCGCCGATTGTAGAGGAAAGTGTATTTCTCATTGTGCAGAACATACGCAAATCCCGCCGCCGCCCCACCAAAATGGGCGATATGGGTATTTTCTCCGGGCTGCTTTATTGTGCAGAGTGCGGCGGTAAAATGTATCAATGCCGAGCAACGAACTTCACCGAAGAACAGAAATATTTTATCTGTTCAACCTATCGCAAAGGCAAAGACTTGTGTACGACCCATTCAATCAAAAATGTTGTTCTGTATGAAATCGTTTTGAAAAACCTACGGGAAGCAATCGACTATGTAACAGAGTATGAAGCCGAGTTTGTGCAGGAAGCAGCAGACAGCCGTTTGCGAGAGCGCGACGCAGAGTTTTCCTGCAAGCGCGAAACACTTTCCAAAGCCGAAAGCCGTATTGCCGAGTTGGATAATCTGTTTATGCATTTATATGAGGACAATGTAACCGGGAAATTATCTGACGAACGGTTTATCAAAATGTCCCATGATTACGAATTGGAGCAGAGCAATCTAAAAGCTATGGCAGAAGTGCTACGGGAAGAAATCAAGCAGCAGGAAAAACAAAAGACCAACGTTAAAGCGTTTATCAGCGCGGTAAAGAAGTACACCGATATGCAGCAGCTTGACGCTGCTATGCTACGGGAGTTTATAGATCGTATCGAAGTTTCCCATACCGACAAAAAATCCAAGACAAGGGAAATCACGATTGTATATAACTTCATCGGTGCATTTGATTTTGAACGGGCGAAAGAAAAAGCCCAAAATACAACGGAAAAACAGCAAAGAACGGCATAG
- a CDS encoding phage/plasmid primase, P4 family, translated as MRISYSNVRGKKTNTSYPFIAEIKTADDLKKVAAFDHVCAIYKDGYNQRKKLIKGYRSNKTFQESDCLPLDCDNVSSDPLASDIPPAEWKTPKDVQAAYPDVRFFVVYSRNNMKEKDGKAARPKFHIYFPLKTSISDAKLYNRLKKKVRARFPAFDDGALDAARFFFGVENPQVEYFDGTFCIDEFMSRANAKITEGARNTTMSHFAGLVLKKYGTDDNKAHEAYLEEAKKCTPPLSEEELSSIWNSAVGFYNSTIKADKNYISPAEYNSMEFEESLIPSDFTDVGQAKAFLEAATDKVIYVKGLGLYYFTGKVWKDDDLLVQKALQGFTHKQLCLAWKMMNEAESDETQEKAEAFYKFVLSRRKSSNIKATITELKPMVQVDVKMLDKDGFLLNTPDGTVDLRSGKLRTHDPKDYCTKICAVSPNDKGMDEWLRFLRDFTCKDKALEDYLQLESGVECIGEVLNENLVIQYGEGGNGKSTFNNAKFYVLGDYAGTISAELLTVKPTKNKGAELAETHNKRLILAAELPEGKRLDSGSLKNLSSTDPIHAEKKFEAPFNFIPTHTTVLYTNHLPKVGTIDKGTWDRLIVIPLKANFRGAKGEIKNYAKVLSERCGGAILSWMIAGAKRYISSGFKLVPPKCVQDAMNAYREENDWISHFLSDCCEEEKTATQNGAVN; from the coding sequence ATGAGAATCAGCTATTCGAATGTTCGCGGCAAGAAAACAAATACAAGCTATCCCTTTATTGCAGAGATCAAAACGGCAGACGACCTGAAAAAGGTCGCTGCCTTTGATCACGTCTGTGCGATTTACAAGGATGGCTATAACCAGCGCAAGAAGCTCATCAAAGGCTACAGAAGCAATAAAACCTTTCAGGAATCCGACTGTCTGCCGCTGGACTGTGACAACGTATCTTCCGATCCATTAGCTTCAGATATTCCACCTGCTGAGTGGAAAACCCCGAAAGATGTTCAAGCGGCTTATCCTGACGTGCGCTTTTTTGTGGTTTATTCCCGAAATAACATGAAGGAAAAGGACGGAAAAGCCGCGCGTCCCAAGTTTCACATCTACTTTCCTCTGAAAACTTCCATAAGCGATGCGAAGCTATATAACCGCCTTAAGAAAAAAGTGCGGGCAAGGTTTCCCGCCTTCGATGATGGTGCACTTGACGCGGCGCGTTTCTTCTTCGGTGTTGAGAATCCACAGGTTGAATATTTCGATGGTACTTTTTGCATTGATGAATTTATGAGCCGTGCCAATGCCAAAATCACAGAAGGCGCGCGAAACACTACCATGTCCCATTTTGCAGGACTTGTGCTCAAGAAATATGGCACCGATGATAATAAAGCGCATGAAGCCTATCTTGAGGAAGCAAAAAAATGCACACCTCCGCTTTCTGAAGAAGAACTCAGCAGCATCTGGAACAGTGCAGTCGGTTTTTACAACAGCACCATCAAAGCGGATAAAAATTATATCTCGCCTGCTGAATACAACAGCATGGAATTCGAAGAAAGTCTCATCCCGTCTGACTTTACCGATGTCGGACAGGCAAAAGCCTTTCTCGAAGCGGCTACTGACAAGGTCATCTATGTCAAAGGTCTCGGTCTCTATTATTTCACGGGAAAAGTCTGGAAAGACGATGACCTCTTAGTGCAGAAAGCGCTGCAGGGATTTACCCATAAGCAGCTCTGCCTTGCGTGGAAAATGATGAATGAAGCGGAAAGTGATGAAACACAGGAAAAAGCGGAAGCCTTCTACAAGTTTGTCTTAAGCCGCCGGAAATCTTCCAACATCAAGGCAACTATCACTGAGCTGAAACCGATGGTGCAAGTCGATGTGAAAATGCTTGATAAAGACGGTTTTCTCTTAAACACGCCGGACGGGACGGTGGATCTTCGCAGCGGAAAATTGCGGACGCATGATCCGAAGGACTACTGCACCAAAATTTGTGCTGTATCACCAAATGACAAAGGTATGGACGAATGGCTCCGGTTCCTTCGTGATTTCACCTGCAAAGACAAGGCTCTCGAAGATTACCTGCAGCTGGAATCCGGTGTAGAGTGCATCGGAGAAGTCTTAAATGAAAATCTTGTGATCCAGTACGGTGAAGGCGGAAACGGTAAATCCACCTTCAATAACGCCAAGTTCTATGTTTTAGGAGACTACGCCGGTACCATCTCCGCCGAGCTGTTAACCGTAAAGCCGACCAAGAACAAAGGTGCGGAGCTTGCCGAGACACACAACAAGAGGCTTATTCTCGCAGCCGAGCTACCCGAAGGGAAAAGGCTCGACTCAGGCTCTTTGAAAAATCTCTCCAGCACAGATCCCATCCATGCTGAGAAAAAATTTGAAGCACCATTTAACTTCATCCCGACGCATACGACGGTGCTTTATACCAACCATCTGCCCAAAGTCGGGACCATCGACAAAGGCACCTGGGACCGCCTGATCGTTATTCCTCTAAAGGCAAATTTCAGGGGTGCCAAGGGAGAAATTAAGAACTATGCCAAGGTGCTGTCCGAGCGATGCGGCGGAGCAATTCTCTCGTGGATGATTGCGGGAGCAAAAAGATACATCTCTTCCGGTTTCAAACTGGTACCACCAAAGTGCGTCCAAGATGCCATGAACGCTTATCGTGAAGAAAACGACTGGATCAGCCATTTCTTAAGTGATTGCTGTGAGGAAGAAAAAACAGCTACCCAAAATGGGGCGGTGAATTAA
- a CDS encoding DUF4406 domain-containing protein: MENLYQNAEGYADPTAYEAIFKTHRYPYMPLVYIASPYAGDVEKNTEAAKRYARFAVDQGFIPIVPHLMYPQFMDEKSERELALFFGQILIDKCTELWAFGKPSLGMTKEIGYAKYHRRNVRYFTEDLKEVEE; the protein is encoded by the coding sequence ATGGAAAACCTATATCAAAACGCAGAAGGCTACGCGGATCCGACCGCCTATGAAGCAATCTTTAAGACGCATCGCTATCCTTATATGCCGCTTGTCTATATCGCCTCTCCTTATGCTGGAGATGTTGAGAAAAACACCGAAGCCGCCAAGCGCTATGCCCGCTTTGCCGTTGATCAAGGCTTTATCCCAATCGTGCCCCATCTCATGTATCCGCAGTTCATGGATGAGAAAAGCGAACGTGAGCTGGCGCTTTTCTTCGGACAAATCCTGATCGACAAATGCACCGAGCTTTGGGCATTTGGAAAACCCTCTCTCGGTATGACCAAAGAGATCGGATATGCCAAATACCACAGGCGAAACGTTCGCTATTTCACCGAGGACTTGAAGGAGGTTGAAGAATGA
- a CDS encoding Rha family transcriptional regulator: MQELIPKDEYGVFADNHDTARVDSRAIAQFFEKEHFHILRDIQKLTESKSGLSEQFVKLNFELSSYKDNTGRKLPCYYLTRDGFTMLAMGYTGKKAMRFKELYIKRFNEMETFIKTLVSARQEFPLLTENIQLLHDNPKPYHYSNECNMLNRIVLGMDAKHYREVHGIDKGTSIRPYLSQDEISMLNILQKVDVGLLVAVPDFQQRKRYLEWYAMKLQIKEVR; encoded by the coding sequence ATGCAAGAACTAATTCCAAAAGACGAATACGGAGTATTCGCAGACAACCATGACACAGCTCGTGTCGATTCAAGAGCAATTGCGCAATTTTTCGAGAAAGAACACTTCCATATCCTGCGCGACATTCAAAAACTCACTGAATCCAAATCTGGATTGAGTGAACAATTTGTTAAGCTCAATTTTGAGCTCAGTAGTTATAAGGACAATACCGGACGAAAACTGCCCTGTTACTACTTAACTCGTGATGGTTTCACCATGTTGGCAATGGGATACACCGGCAAAAAGGCAATGCGGTTCAAAGAACTCTATATCAAGCGTTTCAACGAAATGGAAACCTTCATCAAAACGCTGGTATCGGCAAGACAGGAGTTCCCACTGCTGACGGAAAACATCCAGCTTCTCCATGACAACCCGAAACCATATCACTACTCGAACGAATGCAATATGCTTAACCGCATCGTGCTTGGCATGGATGCCAAGCATTACCGAGAAGTACACGGCATCGATAAAGGAACATCCATACGTCCGTATCTTTCGCAAGATGAAATCTCCATGCTCAACATTTTGCAAAAAGTCGATGTCGGACTGCTTGTTGCCGTCCCTGATTTTCAGCAACGAAAACGCTACCTCGAATGGTATGCCATGAAACTACAAATCAAGGAGGTGCGCTGA
- a CDS encoding DNA polymerase, whose amino-acid sequence MKTLSIDIESFSSVELAKAGVYKYAEAPDFNILLFGCSIDGGEVRVIDLAQGEQIPNVILDALTDDTVIKWAYNANFERVCLSRYLSDIGISLDPFHDHHPLSTEMARFLNPASWRCSMVWAATLGLPLSLEGVGTVLGLQNQKMKEGKDLIRYFCMPDRQTGKRHLPSDAPDMWKTFKAYNKRDVEVELSIKERLKNYPVPDFLWDEYAIDQEINDRGVKVDLTLANAAVEMDRRSKDELITKMKAITNLENPNSVVQMKDWLAQNGMPTESLGKKQVAELIQTAPPKLRDALMLRSQLAKSSVKKYQTMQNAACKDGRVRGMFQFYGANRTGRWAGRLVQMQNLPRNHLPDLGAARALVRVGDFEAVKFLYEDVPDTLSQLVRTAFVPKEGHKFIVSDYSAIEARVIAWYAGQQDSLDAFVAGKDLYCETASRMFGVPVVKHGINGELRQKGKIATLACGYGGSIGALKAMGALEMGLSEEELKPIVDAWRSANPKIVRFWWDVDRAILEAVRHKKVTKTHGLTFRCRSGMLFIMLPSGRALAYVKPKLDENRFGSPCVTYEGVITGKKWDRIDSYGPKFVENIVQATARDILAYAMRTLHNCSIVMHIHDEVVIEADPRMSLDAVCEQMSRTPPWAEGLPLKADGYECEFYKKD is encoded by the coding sequence TTGAAAACACTTAGCATTGATATAGAGTCATTTTCGTCCGTTGAACTGGCCAAAGCAGGCGTATATAAGTACGCCGAAGCGCCTGATTTTAACATTCTGCTCTTCGGCTGCTCGATCGATGGCGGTGAAGTTCGGGTCATCGACCTTGCACAAGGCGAACAAATCCCCAACGTCATTCTGGATGCATTGACAGACGACACCGTTATTAAATGGGCATATAACGCGAATTTTGAGAGAGTTTGTTTATCTCGCTATCTATCGGATATCGGCATAAGCCTTGATCCCTTTCATGACCATCATCCGCTTTCAACAGAGATGGCAAGATTTCTTAATCCCGCCTCTTGGCGCTGTTCGATGGTCTGGGCAGCAACTTTGGGTCTTCCACTATCACTGGAAGGTGTCGGTACAGTACTCGGCCTTCAAAATCAAAAGATGAAAGAAGGTAAAGACCTCATCCGATATTTCTGCATGCCGGACAGGCAAACCGGAAAACGACATCTTCCCTCTGATGCACCGGACATGTGGAAAACCTTCAAGGCCTACAACAAGCGCGATGTCGAGGTGGAACTTTCCATCAAAGAGAGGCTCAAAAATTACCCTGTGCCGGATTTTCTCTGGGACGAATACGCCATTGATCAGGAGATTAACGACCGCGGCGTGAAAGTCGATCTTACTTTAGCGAATGCAGCCGTTGAGATGGACAGGCGCTCAAAGGATGAGCTCATCACCAAGATGAAAGCCATCACTAACTTGGAGAATCCGAATTCGGTCGTTCAGATGAAAGACTGGCTTGCCCAAAACGGTATGCCCACGGAGTCGCTCGGCAAAAAGCAAGTCGCAGAACTGATTCAAACCGCACCGCCTAAGCTGCGGGATGCTCTTATGCTTCGCAGTCAGCTTGCCAAATCCTCGGTTAAGAAATATCAGACGATGCAAAATGCCGCCTGTAAAGATGGCAGAGTTCGTGGCATGTTTCAGTTTTACGGGGCCAACCGTACAGGGCGCTGGGCAGGAAGACTCGTGCAAATGCAAAATCTCCCCAGAAACCACCTGCCGGATCTTGGCGCTGCCAGAGCGCTGGTGAGAGTAGGAGATTTTGAAGCTGTTAAATTCCTCTACGAAGATGTACCGGACACCTTATCCCAGCTGGTACGGACCGCTTTTGTTCCAAAGGAAGGTCATAAGTTCATCGTTTCCGACTACTCAGCCATTGAAGCCAGGGTTATCGCCTGGTACGCAGGGCAGCAAGATTCCCTCGATGCCTTTGTAGCCGGAAAAGACCTTTACTGCGAGACGGCATCGCGAATGTTCGGGGTACCCGTCGTTAAACACGGTATCAATGGAGAACTCCGCCAAAAAGGGAAAATAGCAACACTGGCCTGTGGCTATGGCGGCTCGATCGGAGCCTTAAAAGCGATGGGCGCGCTTGAGATGGGACTTTCCGAAGAAGAATTAAAACCCATCGTTGATGCTTGGCGATCTGCCAATCCGAAGATCGTCAGATTCTGGTGGGACGTGGATCGTGCCATCCTTGAAGCTGTCCGCCATAAGAAAGTCACCAAGACACACGGTCTCACCTTTCGCTGCCGTTCCGGCATGCTCTTCATCATGCTGCCCTCCGGAAGGGCCTTAGCCTATGTAAAACCAAAGCTCGATGAGAACCGCTTCGGATCTCCCTGCGTCACCTATGAGGGTGTCATCACCGGAAAGAAATGGGATCGCATTGACTCCTACGGTCCAAAGTTCGTGGAAAATATCGTGCAGGCAACTGCTCGTGACATCTTGGCCTATGCCATGCGGACACTTCATAACTGCTCGATTGTTATGCATATCCATGATGAGGTCGTGATTGAAGCCGATCCTCGTATGTCCCTTGATGCAGTCTGTGAACAGATGAGCCGCACGCCGCCGTGGGCTGAAGGCTTGCCGCTCAAAGCCGACGGCTATGAGTGCGAGTTTTACAAGAAAGATTAA
- a CDS encoding DUF2815 family protein — protein MSKFTNPMKVITGKDTRWSYANVWQPKSINGGTPKYSVSLIIPKSDTVTLGKIKAAIEAAYKEGEAKLKGNGRSVPALAAIKTPLRDGDAERPDDEAYANSYFVNANSTTKPGIVDADRNEIIDSSEVYSGVYGRASINFYAFNSNGNRGIACGLNNLQKIRDGEPLGGHASAAEDFATDDDDDFLS, from the coding sequence ATGTCAAAATTTACAAACCCGATGAAGGTTATCACAGGAAAAGACACTCGCTGGAGTTATGCCAACGTGTGGCAGCCAAAATCCATCAACGGCGGCACACCGAAGTACAGCGTTTCGCTCATTATCCCCAAGTCCGATACCGTCACTTTAGGGAAAATCAAAGCTGCCATCGAAGCCGCCTACAAGGAAGGTGAAGCCAAACTCAAAGGAAACGGCCGCTCGGTACCCGCACTTGCGGCAATCAAAACGCCGCTTCGTGATGGAGATGCTGAACGTCCGGACGATGAGGCGTATGCAAACAGTTATTTTGTAAATGCCAACTCCACCACCAAGCCGGGCATCGTCGATGCCGACCGAAATGAAATCATCGACAGCTCCGAAGTTTACTCAGGCGTTTACGGCCGCGCGTCCATCAATTTTTATGCGTTCAACTCCAACGGAAATCGCGGCATCGCCTGTGGTCTCAACAACCTGCAGAAAATCCGTGACGGCGAGCCGCTCGGCGGTCATGCTTCTGCCGCAGAAGACTTTGCAACCGATGATGACGATGACTTCTTGAGCTAA
- a CDS encoding DUF2800 domain-containing protein, whose amino-acid sequence MKAKHALLSASSAYRWLACPPSALLSAKYEDTSSSYAQEGTAAHALAEYKVLKALGRKADDPTENLDYFNEEMDEATDAYAGYVLEQVAEAKKATIDPIVLVEQRVDFSTYVPDGFGTADALIIADGKLSITDLKYGQGVLVEADHNPQLMCYALGAYEMFSALYDIETVSMTIFQPRRDSVSVFEMKASDLLDWAENTLKPKAELAAEGKGDFTAGEHCRFCKAKADCRARAEANLALARYDFALPPTLTDADIEAILPLLDELTSWAEDIKAYALTRAVAGKEWYGYKLVAGRSNRKYVNEDAVAKKVSDAGFNPYEEKLLGITAMTKLLGKNRFEELLEGLIEKPQGKPTLVPESDKRPAMNSAKEDFKEEN is encoded by the coding sequence ATGAAGGCTAAACATGCGCTGCTTTCCGCATCAAGTGCCTATCGCTGGCTTGCCTGTCCGCCCTCGGCTCTGCTTTCGGCAAAGTATGAGGACACGTCAAGCTCTTATGCACAAGAAGGCACCGCGGCGCACGCTCTTGCCGAGTACAAGGTGCTGAAAGCGTTAGGCAGGAAAGCCGATGATCCGACGGAGAATCTTGATTATTTTAACGAGGAAATGGATGAAGCGACCGATGCCTATGCCGGCTACGTGCTGGAGCAAGTCGCCGAAGCTAAAAAGGCAACGATTGATCCAATCGTTCTGGTGGAACAGCGTGTGGACTTTTCCACCTATGTACCGGATGGTTTTGGTACTGCCGATGCCCTCATCATCGCCGACGGCAAGCTTTCCATCACAGATCTCAAATATGGACAGGGCGTGCTCGTTGAAGCCGATCATAATCCGCAGCTCATGTGCTATGCCCTCGGGGCCTATGAGATGTTTTCTGCGCTCTATGACATTGAGACCGTATCGATGACGATCTTTCAGCCACGGCGTGACAGCGTATCCGTCTTTGAGATGAAAGCATCGGATCTGCTGGACTGGGCAGAGAACACACTCAAACCAAAGGCGGAACTTGCCGCCGAAGGTAAAGGCGACTTTACAGCCGGCGAACATTGCCGCTTCTGCAAGGCAAAGGCCGACTGCCGAGCCAGAGCGGAAGCCAATCTCGCGCTGGCAAGATATGACTTTGCCCTTCCGCCTACCTTAACCGATGCGGACATCGAAGCGATTTTGCCTCTTCTTGATGAACTTACAAGCTGGGCGGAAGACATCAAGGCCTATGCCCTGACACGTGCAGTGGCAGGAAAAGAGTGGTACGGATATAAGCTCGTCGCAGGAAGAAGCAACCGTAAATACGTAAACGAAGATGCCGTCGCAAAGAAGGTATCCGATGCAGGCTTTAATCCTTATGAGGAAAAGCTCCTCGGCATCACCGCTATGACCAAGCTCTTAGGCAAAAACCGCTTTGAGGAGCTGCTTGAAGGCTTAATTGAAAAGCCGCAAGGAAAACCAACCCTCGTGCCGGAGTCCGATAAACGTCCGGCCATGAATTCAGCAAAAGAAGATTTTAAGGAGGAAAATTAA
- a CDS encoding LuxR C-terminal-related transcriptional regulator → MSKKENHVSKIYIRGLGLVETSPEHKKDYENECARIRMKMQYHGECHVTKANINRCDGICVGCPFRSAGKFVSIHDTVQTDSALTYADVLPASEAYSPEGVLARKTLREELSRIFAGLTDEERQIIRLVVAGQSERDMAEILGIKRTTLNYRKRQLFARLKSRHPELRDLLLDLISYS, encoded by the coding sequence ATGTCAAAGAAAGAAAATCATGTATCAAAGATTTATATTCGCGGTCTCGGTCTGGTCGAGACAAGCCCTGAACACAAGAAAGACTACGAGAACGAATGCGCCCGTATCCGCATGAAGATGCAGTATCACGGCGAATGCCACGTCACCAAGGCAAACATCAACCGCTGCGATGGCATATGCGTCGGCTGTCCATTTCGTTCTGCCGGGAAGTTTGTCTCCATCCATGACACCGTACAAACAGACAGCGCGCTTACCTACGCCGATGTGCTTCCTGCATCGGAAGCGTATTCACCGGAAGGCGTCCTTGCGCGTAAAACTTTGCGCGAAGAACTCAGCCGTATTTTCGCAGGTCTCACGGACGAGGAGCGCCAAATCATCCGTCTTGTTGTCGCCGGTCAATCCGAGCGCGACATGGCAGAAATCCTCGGCATCAAACGTACCACACTGAACTACCGAAAACGTCAGCTTTTTGCTCGGCTGAAAAGCCGGCATCCGGAGCTTCGTGACCTTCTTTTGGATCTCATCTCTTATTCCTAA